A genome region from Acidobacteriota bacterium includes the following:
- a CDS encoding RHS repeat-associated core domain-containing protein, which translates to KKTFGGFTTYYVWEGAQVIAEYSNAPAGTGGSSYYLADRLSTRMTTDTNGAFKGTQDHLPFGEEGGTSGTSEKHRFTNYERDSESGTDYSVNRQYQMTNGRFMRPDPLNGSISSPQSLNRYSYVNNDPTNSIDPVGLAAEAVWTLYRGTYLGVGGGGFGGGADYAFWGDRIADLPGFGTMWGSLSEFYEGQWNARLQNTYDALAATYALNHGHPEIAAALMAANPTLVLVSTGVLGVQVRNKAWDLTVEALTPIAKALGGRIWVEPTTNITYIIDVHMSYTEVIDKLESIGLSYFWDPLPTHKGGTDYAANKAPWSHITVGYPYGEVTRYSFNRGGVLQYTEWGFRPDLTPPWITAHRDLTNPRDHWRDYIPWYFHPKR; encoded by the coding sequence TGAAAAAGACATTCGGCGGGTTCACGACCTACTACGTGTGGGAAGGCGCGCAGGTGATAGCAGAGTACAGCAACGCACCAGCAGGAACAGGGGGTTCGAGCTACTATCTTGCGGATAGGCTGTCGACCCGAATGACGACTGATACCAATGGAGCCTTCAAAGGCACGCAGGATCATCTTCCGTTCGGAGAGGAGGGTGGCACAAGTGGAACGAGTGAGAAGCATCGCTTCACAAACTATGAAAGGGACAGTGAGAGCGGCACTGACTATTCGGTTAATCGGCAATATCAGATGACAAATGGAAGATTCATGCGCCCTGATCCGCTCAACGGTTCGATTAGCAGCCCACAAAGTTTGAATCGGTACTCGTACGTGAACAATGACCCGACAAATTCAATAGACCCGGTTGGCTTAGCCGCGGAAGCGGTGTGGACGTTATACCGGGGAACATACTTAGGTGTCGGAGGGGGTGGCTTTGGCGGTGGAGCAGACTATGCATTCTGGGGAGACCGGATCGCGGACTTGCCAGGCTTCGGGACAATGTGGGGCAGCCTGAGCGAGTTTTACGAGGGACAGTGGAATGCGAGGCTACAGAACACTTATGACGCGTTAGCGGCAACCTACGCATTGAACCATGGTCATCCCGAAATAGCTGCAGCCCTAATGGCCGCCAACCCAACCCTTGTCCTGGTTAGCACTGGCGTGCTAGGGGTACAGGTAAGAAATAAAGCTTGGGACCTGACGGTTGAAGCGCTAACACCGATTGCTAAGGCGCTCGGAGGTAGAATCTGGGTGGAACCGACTACCAACATTACCTACATAATCGATGTTCATATGAGCTACACCGAGGTAATAGACAAACTGGAGTCTATCGGCTTGAGCTATTTTTGGGATCCCCTGCCGACACACAAAGGCGGAACCGATTATGCAGCAAATAAAGCACCGTGGTCCCATATTACTGTTGGATACCCCTATGGAGAAGTAACGAGATACAGTTTCAACCGGGGTGGGGTGCTTCAATATACGGAGTGGGGATTCAGGCCAGACTTGACGCCGCCGTGGATAACAGCCCACAGAGACCTCACGAATCCCCGAGACCATTGGCGCGATTACATTCCCTGGTACTTTCATCCAAAGCGATAG